DNA from Nocardioides seonyuensis:
GAATCGGAGCATGCGCCTGGATCACATCAGCTTCGCCGCGGGACCTGACGGTCTTGCCAGCACCGCGCAGCGCATCGGTCAGCTGCTCGGAACCGAGTTCGTCACCGGCGGGGTGCACCCACGCTTCGGCACCCGCAACATGATCCTGCCCCTCGCAGACGGCACCTACTTCGAGATCGTGGAGGTGCTCGACCACCCGGCGAGCGACAAGGCGCCGTTCGGCCAGGCGGTCCGGGCCAGGTCCGCACTCGGCGGTGGCTGGCTGGGGTGGGTCGTCCGCGTCGACGACATCGCCGCGATCGAGACACGGCTGGGCCGCGAGGCCGCGACCGGCAACCGCCACCGTCCCGACGGCCAGGAGCTCCGCTGGAGGCAGATCGGCGTCAACGGGCTGCTCGCCGACCCGCAGCTGCCGTTCTTCATCGAGTGGGAGACCGGCGACGACATGCACCCCGGCGCCGGCGCCAGCGGCGAGTACTCCCTCGACTGCCTCGAGATCGCCGGCGACCCCCACCGCGTGAGCGAGTGGCTCGGGGAGAACGTCGAGGCCCCGCTCGAGGACTTCAAGGTCGAGTGGGTCGCGCCCAACGGCACCCCCGGCATCGTCGCCGCGCAGATCCAGACACCCTCGGGGCTTGTCCGGATCTGAGGTTCGGCCCAGCCCGAACATCTGGCACCACCCCGAGACCTACGAGCTCGAGAACCACGCGGCCGACCCACACGGCCGTCTCGATGCCGCCATGCGCTCGATCGCCTCGTGGGAGGGACGCACGCTCCTCGACGTGGGCTGCGGCACGGGCTTCCACCTGCCGCGATGGGCAGAGCAGGCCGCTGCGGTGATCGGCGTCGAGCCGCACCCTCCGCTGGCTGCGTTGGCGCGGCGTCGCACCCGTCGCCTGCCCCAGGTCACCGTGCTCGACGGCACGGCCCAGTCGCTGCCGCTGCCCGACGCGTCGGTCGACGTGGTGCACGCGCGGTGGGCTTACTTCTTCGGTCCCGGTTGTGAGCCCGGGCTCGCCGAGCTGGACCGTGTCGTACGACGCGGCGGCACCGCCTTCGTCATCGACAACGACCCGACCCGCTCGACGTTCGGCTCGTGGTTCAGGCGAGGCTACCCCGAGGTCGACCCGGTGGCCGTCGAGCGCTTCTGGTCGATGCGCGGCTGGACGCGGGTCCCGGTGGACATGGGCTGGTCCTTCTCCTCCCGCGCCGACCTCGAGGCCGTGGTGCGGATCGAGCTCCCGCGCGACGCCGCCGAGGCCGCCCTCGCCGAGCACTCCGGCACCGAGGTCGACTACGCCGTCAACCTGTGGTGGCGGACCTTCGGGTCCTAGCCCGAGCCCTGGATCGCGGGCAGCATCTCCCCCGACCCGACGACCAGCTCCTCGCCAGCCCTCTCGCAGTCCCCGGACGACACGTGGCACCTGACCAGCTGCACCGCCGAGTCGGCCCCTTCAACGACTCCGCCGTCAGCGCGGCGTGGCATCGCCGCCATCAGGAAGGTGTCCGGGGACTCCCAGGCCGAGAACCCGAACAGCGGGTACCCCCACAGCTCCCAGGTGTCACGTGGCAGGTCGACCGCCTTGAACCCCCCGTCGACCAGGTCCCACACCTCGGGCAGGTCCTCGGTGATCACCCAGCGTCCGTCCGGCGACACATCAGCCGTCTCGCCGGGCGTTCCATCCACACAACCAGGCGCTCGCTCCACCCACTCGCCCTCGAGCAGCTTCCAGGAGACCAGGCACCCGCCCTCCGGCTCAGGAGCGGACAGGGCCACGTCCGCGGGCCGGGACGGTGTCAGGTAGGCGCCGTCAGGGCCCCCAGGGAGGGTGACCTCGGTCGCCGCGCCGTCGGGACGCAGCAGCCAGGTGGCGGAGTCGTCTCCTCGAGCAGTCGTCAGCTGGTAGACCAGCCCCTCCTCACCGAAGCCCATGAGCCGGACAACCTGGGTCCGCCGCTTCGGTATGGGCGTCCTGGCGCCAGTCCGCAGGTCGAGGACCCCGTCGCCGTACGCCACCTGAGTCCCGTCGTCGGAGACGACCGCAGTGGGGTCGTTGGAGCCCTCGGGGTACTGCCAGGGAGGCAGCGCACGCATCGAGCCGTCGGACGACAGCACCGCCGGCTCCAGCTCTGCGGCGACTCCCAGGAACACCAGCCACCCGCCGGTCACCCGATGGGGACCCATCGTCGGCGACCCGGTGATCACGGTGTCCGGCACAGGCACGACCTGGTCGCCGTCGTGCAGGACCCCCTCGACGAAGTAGGGAAGGTCGGGGGGAGGCCCCTGCGGCAGCGACCGTGCCCAGGCCAGCGCGGACTCGTGGGTGGCCGCCACATCGGCACTGCGCTTCTCCGACCTGCCCGGGAGCAGCACCGCGGCGCTCGTCGCGCCGACCACGACGGCAGCCGCGAGCCCCGCGACGGCGTACCTCCTCGCCCGGCGCCGACGTCCACGGCGTACAGCGAGCTGGGACAGGCCGGGCGGCGCGGCGTCCTGGTCGACGGCAGCGTGGAGGCGCTCGCGGATTTCTGGCTCGAGGGTCATCGGTTCGGTCCCGTCGCGTCGAGGTCGGAAGGATCCGCGAGGAGCTCGCGCATGAGCGCGACCCCGCGGGAGGCGTGCGCCTTGACCGTGCCCGGGCTGCAGCCCAGGGCATCGGCGATCTGGGCCTCGCTGAGGTCCTCGTAGTAGCGGAGCACCAGCACGGCACGCTGGCGTGCCGACAGCGCGGCCAGCACCGACCACACCGCATCGCGCTCCTCGGGTCCGTCCGGGGCGTGGGCGGACTCGGGCACCGTGTCGGTGAGGACCTCCCCGCGGCGTTGTCGACGGCGCGTCCGGTCGATGGCCGACCGGGTCATGATCGAGCGGACGTAGGCGTCCTGCGTGTCGTGGCGCTTGATGCGCGGCCACGCGACGTAGGCCTTCTCCAAGGTCGTCTGCACCAGGTCCTCGGCGGCGTGCCTGTCCCCCGCGGTCAGCAACCGCGCGATGCGAAGCAGCGTCGCGCCGCGGGCGTCGACGTAGGCGACGAAGTCGTCGTCTCGGTGGGACACCGGTCAGCCTCCTGGTTGGTCGATCCTCTTCCTGCACAGACGCCGCAGCGGCCGTCCCGGTTGACGACGAGGCCCGATGATCTCGACGGTGATCTCGACGCGGCCCAGTGTCGCACTCGGCGTGGCGGCCGATGTCGGTGTCGTCGCCTAGCGTTGCGGCCATGTCGAAGCAGGCGAAGGTCCGTTCCACCTACCGGTGCTCGGAGTGCGGGTGGGAGACGGGCAAGTGGGTCGGGCGCTGCGGCGAGTGCCAGGCCTGGGGCTCGGTCGCCGAGGCTGGCACACCGACGCTCCGCACGGCAGCGGCACCGG
Protein-coding regions in this window:
- a CDS encoding VOC family protein, with amino-acid sequence MRLDHISFAAGPDGLASTAQRIGQLLGTEFVTGGVHPRFGTRNMILPLADGTYFEIVEVLDHPASDKAPFGQAVRARSALGGGWLGWVVRVDDIAAIETRLGREAATGNRHRPDGQELRWRQIGVNGLLADPQLPFFIEWETGDDMHPGAGASGEYSLDCLEIAGDPHRVSEWLGENVEAPLEDFKVEWVAPNGTPGIVAAQIQTPSGLVRI
- a CDS encoding class I SAM-dependent methyltransferase gives rise to the protein MSGSEVRPSPNIWHHPETYELENHAADPHGRLDAAMRSIASWEGRTLLDVGCGTGFHLPRWAEQAAAVIGVEPHPPLAALARRRTRRLPQVTVLDGTAQSLPLPDASVDVVHARWAYFFGPGCEPGLAELDRVVRRGGTAFVIDNDPTRSTFGSWFRRGYPEVDPVAVERFWSMRGWTRVPVDMGWSFSSRADLEAVVRIELPRDAAEAALAEHSGTEVDYAVNLWWRTFGS
- a CDS encoding SigE family RNA polymerase sigma factor, whose protein sequence is MSHRDDDFVAYVDARGATLLRIARLLTAGDRHAAEDLVQTTLEKAYVAWPRIKRHDTQDAYVRSIMTRSAIDRTRRRQRRGEVLTDTVPESAHAPDGPEERDAVWSVLAALSARQRAVLVLRYYEDLSEAQIADALGCSPGTVKAHASRGVALMRELLADPSDLDATGPNR